A genomic segment from Nicotiana tabacum cultivar K326 chromosome 7, ASM71507v2, whole genome shotgun sequence encodes:
- the LOC142182649 gene encoding uncharacterized protein LOC142182649: MKAQALADHLDENPVDDEYQPLSTYFPDEEVNSVEEISEDINTWKIFFDGVVNAKAVGIVAILISPTGQHYRATARLRFFCTNNIAKYEACIMGMNMEIDQDIEELLIMGDSDLIIQQAQGEWETRDVKLIPYRQYIEDLSKRFKSIEFRYIPHCHNELANALTNLASMLPYPGNAHIDPLEIQIRERYGYCNMVDAELNIQPWYHDIKRFVKTKEYPEQASGDQKRTIRRHTSDFFISGVVEAANKNIKKILRKMIQSSRQWHKKLPFALLGFRTTMHTSVGVTPYLLVYGTEAIIPAQVEIPSLRIIVEAEIEDSEWVKDRLQQLTLIDEKRMAAVCHGQLYQQRMARAYNKKVRPRNFEVGQLALRHNLPHH, translated from the coding sequence atgaaagcccaggcattagcagatcaccTGGATGAAAACCcagttgatgatgaataccaacctttgagcacttacttcccggatgaagaggtaaattcagttgaggaAATATCCGAAGATATTAATACTtggaaaatattctttgatggagTGGTAAATGCAAAAGCTGTTGGAATCgtggcaatcttgatctcacccactggtcagcattatcGAGCCACGGCCCGACTtcggtttttctgcacaaacaacatcgccaagtatgaagcctgcattatgggtatgaacatggaAATTGACCAAGATAtcgaagaattgttaatcatgggagattcagatctgatTATCCAACAAgcccaaggagaatgggagactcgagatgtCAAACTTATTCCCTACAGGCAATATATAGAAGATCTTAGCAAGCGGttcaaatcaatagagttcagatACATCCCTCattgtcacaatgaactggccaATGCACTTACTAATTTGGCCTCGATGTTGCCATACCCAGGTAATGCCCATattgatcccttggaaatccaaatcagggaaaggtATGGCTACTGTAATATGGTTGATGCGGAACTAAatattcagccatggtatcatgacataaaaagATTTGTGAAAAccaaagaataccccgagcaagccagcggagaccaaaagagaaccattagacggcaTACAAGTGATTTCTTTATTAGTGGTGTcgtcgaagcagcaaacaagaacatcaaaaagattttgagaaagatgattcaaagttccaggcagtggcataaaaagttgccttttgcattgttggggtttCGCACTACTATGCACACGTCGGTCGGAGTAACCCCgtaccttttggtttatggcactgaagccatAATACCCGCgcaagttgaaatcccttctctccggatcattgttgaagctgaaattgaagacagtgagtgggtcaaagaCCGTCTACAACAGTtaaccctgattgatgaaaagcgaatggccgcagtctgccacgggcagttgtaccaacaaagaatggcccgtgcttacaacaagaaagtacgacCCAGAAATTTTGAAGTGGGACAACTTGCTTTAAGGCATAATCTTCCTCATCAttag